The Gloeomargarita lithophora Alchichica-D10 genomic sequence TGGGGCTGAAAATATAAAAGGGTTCTGCCCCCGCAAAAGCCTGAACTTGCACCCCCTGCGCCAGCGGTTGAATGTCCATCTGCCAGTGATTGCCCGCCGTGCGTCCGTGATAATCCCGATAATTCGCCAAAATTTTAATCGTTAAGGTCACTGGCCCATTCCCCCCCAGGAGCCGGTATTGGACAAACGTCGTATTTTCCCCCTGGGGCATCCAGATTTGCTTTTCCAAGCGGATTTCATCCAGGGCATATACCCACCGGGGCAGGGTGCCCACCAGAGCAAAAGTTTCCAGATGCAAAAATCCCTGGGGATGCACCGTGCCATCTCGCCAGCGGGTGGTTGCCAAGTTGAAATTCCGTTCCCCGCTGTTCAGGGTTTCATCCACCTGGCTGACCAACACCGTGCGCCCCAAGGGGGGTTGCAAAGCCGCCACCAAAACCCCGTGATACCCCCTGGTATTCAGCCCCGCCACCGTCCCGGAAGCATAACCCCCACTGCCATTGGTGACCAGCCATTCCCGCTGTTGTGCGATGGCGACTTCCCCACAAATTTCCCGCCCAAACGTAATGCTCATGCCTTGCCATAGACGGGAATCGCCGCCCCCCGAATATCTTTAGCCGCCGGGGAAGCCAGGAACACAATCACCCCCGCCAAGGATTCCGGAGCCACCCATTGCCACGCATTTTCTGACCCCATATCCTGGCGGTTTTTCGGGGTATCAATCACGCTGGGCAGTACCACATTGGCGGTAATATCCGAGTCCCGGTCACGGGTTTCCTGGGCAATCGCCTGGGTCAAGGCCACCACCCCCGCCTTGGAAGCAGAATAGGCGGCTAAATTTGCCCCCGGTTGTACCGCCCCCCGGGAACCCACGGTGACAATCCGGCCATAGCCCTGTCCCCGCATCCGCCGCAGACAATGTTTGCACAAAAGAAAGGTATTGTTCAGGTTTTGATCCAGTTGTTTTTGCCAATCGCTGAAGCTAAATTCATCGGTTGCCCCCATCTGAAATCCCCCCACCAGATGGATTAGGGCATCCGTGCGGGGCATGGCATTTACCATTGTTTCCACTTGATTTTCATCATTCAAATCGGCGGTGACCAATTGCAGGCGGCGAAACGCCTCCGGGGTCAATTCTATTTTCAATTCATCCACGCTTTTTTGACTGCGGTAGGGCAGGGTTACCCCAGCGGCTCCAGCCTCCAGCACCATGCAGGTAACGGTTCCCCCCAAGCCCCCGGTGCCCCCAGTAATTAAAACGTACTTATCTTGCATCGGTTCCTCCTAGGGTAAACAAGATAACAAATGATCCCCGACTCGCAGGGCATTGGCAACAATCGTCAAAGTCGGGTTGACGGCGGCACTGGATGGGAAAAAACTGCCATCCACCACATACAAATTATCCACCGCATGGGTACGGCAATGGACATCTAACACGGAAGTATTGGGGTCAGTGCCAAACCGACAGGTGCCACATTGATGCCCCACCGCCTGCACCGGCACCTGGTTGCGGGGATAAATGCCAAAAGGAATCGCATTTTCCGAGCGATCCACCTGCTTCAAAACCTCAATCCACCGCTGGACTAAACGGTGTGCCGCCGGGAGATTGTTGGGTTGATAATGCAAGGTAATCCGGTCATTTTGTAACGTCACTCGATTTTCCGGGTCGGGTAAATCCTCGGTCTGCAACCACCAGCCCACCGTATGGTCTGCCACCGCTTTCAATTCCGCATTGGGACGCAGTTTTAATAAAGGTGCTAATAACGCCGGAGCTTCGGCGGGGAGCATATCCGGCAGGACATTACCCGTATTTTGAATCAGACCCATCGGGTAGGGAAAATCCGATTCCCCCCAATAAAAATCGCTGACGGCCAGGGTTTTTTGATAAATATCGTGGTTAGGCGTGAGGCTAAGTTGCACCAGGGCAGTACAGACGTGTTTCATCAAATTGCGCCCCACCAGCCCGGAACCGTTCGCCAGCCCCTGGGGATGCCGGTCATTGGCCGAACGCAACAGCAATGCCGCCGAATTGATCGCCCCGCAGGCCACCACCACCACCGCCCCGGTGAAGGTATGAATTTCCCCGTGCATCGCCACTTCCACCCGCTCCACCCGCGTCCCCTGGGGATTGGTGAGCAGACGGGTCACCTGGGCATTGACCAGCAGGGTAATGTTTTCCTGATGGCGAATCGGTTGAATGCCATTCACCTCCCCATCCGCCTTGCCCTGGGTGAGACAGGGAAAGCCATCGCAGGTATCACAGCGGATGCACGCCCCCAGGGTTTTGTCCACCTCATTGAGTTTCAGACCCAAGGGCAAAGGAAAGGGATGCAGGCCAATGTGCTGTAAATGCTCAGACAACTGTTGCATTCGGGGTTCATGGCGCACCGGCGGGTAAGGGTAGGGGGCACTGCGCCAGGGTTCGGTCTGGTCGTGACCGGCGACCCCGTGCACATCGTAAAGGGCTTCCGCCTGTTGATAATAGGGTTCAAAATCGCTATACGCCAGCGGCCACGCCGGGGAAATCCCATCCTGATGCGCCACTTCTTGAAAATCCCGTTCCCGCAGGCGAAACAGAGCCGCCCCATAGACCTTGGTATTGCCCCCCACATAATAGGAAGTCGCCGGTCGAAAAGTGTGTCCCTGATGGTCTTGCCACTGTTCCTCGGTGTGATAACGCTCTTTTTGATATACCTCTAGGGCACTCCAATTAGCTTTTTCCCTGGGCAAAAAATCCCCCCGCTCCAGGATCAAAATGCGTTTGCCACTGGGGGCGAGCCGATGGGCAAGGGTACTCCCGCCCGCCCCGGTGCCGATAATAATCACATCAAAATCGTTAGGGATAGTCATGGTTGGGGGAGTTCGAGGGGTTCGTCAAAAATTTGGGTATCAGAAAAAGGGCATGATTGCGGTAATTGTTCTGGATCAAGGGGAGTTTCCCGGTCTATCAAACTCAATCCATTCTCATAGCCAATTTCTAATGCTTCACTAAAATAAGATTTAAGGCTAGGATTCTTTTTCAGATGCCGTTGAATTTCTTTTCTTTGCTCTCGAATGGTGGCTCGCCAACTTTTACTACGTTTTTCGGGTTGATAGTGCCATTTTAGCAAATGCCCCAATAATATACCCAGGCGATTTTCTAGTTCCTGCTCCTGTTGTTTTCCCAAGGATGTGATCTCCTCAACTAAATTGGCAATATCCAGTTGATTAAATTGCTGGGATGCTAATAGTTGTGCCTGGGTCGCCGTCCACGCATAAAAGTCTGCATCGTATAGGTGCGTTTGGGGTGGTTTGTGCATTATATCATTGGGGAAGTTCTAGGGGTTCTTCAAAAATTTGGGTATCAGAAAAAGGACAAGATTGAGGTAATTGTTCTGGATCAAGGGGAGTTTCTTGGTCAATCAACCCCAATCCCTTTCGATAACCAATTTCAATGGCTTTTCTAAGATAGGGCTTCAAGCTGGGATTTTTTTGCAAATGAATTTGAATTTCACTCCTTTGTACTCGCACAGTAGCCCGCCAACTTTTACACCGTTTTTCGGGTTGATAGTGCCATTTTAGCAAATGCCCCAATAATATACCCAGGCGATTTTCCAGTTCCTGCTCCTGTTGTTTTCCCAAGGATGTGATCTCCTCAACTAAATTGGCAATATCCAGTTGATTAAATTGCTGGGATGCTAATAGTTTCGCCTGGGTAGCTGTCCAAGCATAAAAATCTGCATCGTATAGGTGTGTTTGGGGTAGTTTGTCCATTATATTATTGGGGAAGTTCCAGGAGTTCTTCAAAAATTTGCGCCTGGGAAAAGGGACATTCTTGAGGTAATTGTTTTGGGTTAAGAGGTGTTTCTTTCCCAACCAATCGCAATCCATCTGCATAACCAATTTCTAATGCTTCATTAAAATAAGACTTAAGGCTGGGATTTTTTTTGAGCAAACGATTGATTCTACTGCGCTGTTCGTCAATAGTATAAAACCAACTTTTACACCGTTTTTCGGGTTGATAATACCATTTTAGCAAATGCCCCAATAATACCCCCAGGCGATTTTCCAATTCCTGCTCCTGTTGTTTTCCCAAGGATGTGATCTCCTCAACTAAATTGGCAATATCCAGTTGATGAAATTGCTGGGATGCTAATAGGTTTGCTTGGGTGGTTGTCCAAGCGTAAAAGTCTGCATTGTAAAGGTTAGTCTGCGACGGTTTCAACATCAGATTTATCACCCCTATTTACCCCAAACGTTCCAACAAATGATCCGCCACCCGCAGAGCATTGGCAATAATCGTTAAAGTCGGATTGACCGCCCCGCTAGAAGGGAAAAAACCGCCATCCACCACATATAAATTATCCACCTCATGGGTACGGCAATGGGTATCTAATACGGAAGTATTGGGGTCATCGCCAAACCGACAGGTGCCCACCTGATGCGCCACATTATCCACCCCCATTTTGCTGGCAAAGTAGGACTTAACGGGTTCAGGAGCATCGCAGTCCGGGCGGCGGCAGGTGCGGTCAAAGTAGGACGGATGGGGAAAGAGATTTTCGGCGGCACCAATGCTCTGCAAAAGTTCCACCCAACGATGTTCCAAGCGTTGAAATGGCTCCGTATTATTTTCCTGGTACTGCATGAGAATTTTGTCCCCATTAACCATAATCCGGTTGTTGGGGTCGGGGATGTCCTCGGTGGTCAGCCACCAGTCCGTGGAATGCTCCGCCACCTGCGCCGGGGTCAAGGGGGCATAGGGAGCCGGATTCAAGGACAGGGCATCGGCATTCACCTTACCGGTGGTTTGAATTTGCCCCATCGGGTACTCGTAGCCCGGTTCGCCCCAGTAAAAATCATTGATGGAAAGGGTTTTTTGAAATACGGTGGGATTCAATTCCCGACTGACCGCCAGGATGGAACCCAAAACGTGTTTCATCAGATTGCGTCCCACCAGGCCGGAACCGTTGGCAAGGCCGTTGGGGTGGGCATCACTAGCAGATTTCAGCAGTACCACCGCCGAATTTACCGCCCCGCAACTAAGGGCGACTACATCCCCGGTAAAGAGCCGTTTTTCCCCCTGCACCTCCGCCTCCACCCCAGTTACCTCCCGCCCGGAGAGACTCGTGTGCAGTTGCACCACCTTGGCGTGGGTGAGTAGGGTCACATTGTCCTGCCCCATGATGGGACGTACCGCCGTCACTTCCGCATCGGATTTTGCCCCCACCAAACAGGGAAACCCATCGCAGGTGTCACACCGGATGCAATCGCTCAGGTACATTTGCGCCGCATTCAAACGCACCCCCACCGGCGTGTAGTAGGGACGCAACCCCTGGGCATTTAAGGCATCGCTAATTTCCTGAATCCGGGGTTCATGGCGGATGGCGGGGTAGGGATAATCGCTACTGCGCGGGGGTTCCGTCGGGTCAATCCCCCACTGCCCATGCACCTGGTACAACTGCTCCGCCTGGGTGTAGTACGGTTCAAATACACTGTAGGGCAACGGCCACGCCGGAGATAGCCCGTCTTTGTGAGCATACGCCTGAAAATCCCGTTCCCGCAGGCGAAACAATGCCGCCCCGTAGAGCTTGGTATTGCCGCCCACAAAATAACCCATCCCCGGATGCAATTCCTTGCCCTGGGGGTCGTACCACACCTCGCTACCGAAATAACGGTGGGTGCCAAAGACGATTTTGGCTAACCAATTTTCCTTTTCCCTAGGCAAAAAACCGCCCCGCTCCAACAGCAATACCCGTTTACCCTGGGTCGCCAACCGGTAGGCCAAGGTGCCACCCCCCGCCCCCGACCCGACGACGATCACATCGTAATGGT encodes the following:
- a CDS encoding GMC family oxidoreductase, which translates into the protein MADHYDVIVVGSGAGGGTLAYRLATQGKRVLLLERGGFLPREKENWLAKIVFGTHRYFGSEVWYDPQGKELHPGMGYFVGGNTKLYGAALFRLRERDFQAYAHKDGLSPAWPLPYSVFEPYYTQAEQLYQVHGQWGIDPTEPPRSSDYPYPAIRHEPRIQEISDALNAQGLRPYYTPVGVRLNAAQMYLSDCIRCDTCDGFPCLVGAKSDAEVTAVRPIMGQDNVTLLTHAKVVQLHTSLSGREVTGVEAEVQGEKRLFTGDVVALSCGAVNSAVVLLKSASDAHPNGLANGSGLVGRNLMKHVLGSILAVSRELNPTVFQKTLSINDFYWGEPGYEYPMGQIQTTGKVNADALSLNPAPYAPLTPAQVAEHSTDWWLTTEDIPDPNNRIMVNGDKILMQYQENNTEPFQRLEHRWVELLQSIGAAENLFPHPSYFDRTCRRPDCDAPEPVKSYFASKMGVDNVAHQVGTCRFGDDPNTSVLDTHCRTHEVDNLYVVDGGFFPSSGAVNPTLTIIANALRVADHLLERLG
- a CDS encoding DUF29 domain-containing protein, whose amino-acid sequence is MDKLPQTHLYDADFYAWTATQAKLLASQQFNQLDIANLVEEITSLGKQQEQELENRLGILLGHLLKWHYQPEKRCKSWRATVRVQRSEIQIHLQKNPSLKPYLRKAIEIGYRKGLGLIDQETPLDPEQLPQSCPFSDTQIFEEPLELPQ
- a CDS encoding GMC oxidoreductase codes for the protein MTIPNDFDVIIIGTGAGGSTLAHRLAPSGKRILILERGDFLPREKANWSALEVYQKERYHTEEQWQDHQGHTFRPATSYYVGGNTKVYGAALFRLRERDFQEVAHQDGISPAWPLAYSDFEPYYQQAEALYDVHGVAGHDQTEPWRSAPYPYPPVRHEPRMQQLSEHLQHIGLHPFPLPLGLKLNEVDKTLGACIRCDTCDGFPCLTQGKADGEVNGIQPIRHQENITLLVNAQVTRLLTNPQGTRVERVEVAMHGEIHTFTGAVVVVACGAINSAALLLRSANDRHPQGLANGSGLVGRNLMKHVCTALVQLSLTPNHDIYQKTLAVSDFYWGESDFPYPMGLIQNTGNVLPDMLPAEAPALLAPLLKLRPNAELKAVADHTVGWWLQTEDLPDPENRVTLQNDRITLHYQPNNLPAAHRLVQRWIEVLKQVDRSENAIPFGIYPRNQVPVQAVGHQCGTCRFGTDPNTSVLDVHCRTHAVDNLYVVDGSFFPSSAAVNPTLTIVANALRVGDHLLSCLP
- the fabG gene encoding 3-oxoacyl-ACP reductase FabG, whose product is MQDKYVLITGGTGGLGGTVTCMVLEAGAAGVTLPYRSQKSVDELKIELTPEAFRRLQLVTADLNDENQVETMVNAMPRTDALIHLVGGFQMGATDEFSFSDWQKQLDQNLNNTFLLCKHCLRRMRGQGYGRIVTVGSRGAVQPGANLAAYSASKAGVVALTQAIAQETRDRDSDITANVVLPSVIDTPKNRQDMGSENAWQWVAPESLAGVIVFLASPAAKDIRGAAIPVYGKA
- a CDS encoding DUF29 domain-containing protein; amino-acid sequence: MHKPPQTHLYDADFYAWTATQAQLLASQQFNQLDIANLVEEITSLGKQQEQELENRLGILLGHLLKWHYQPEKRSKSWRATIREQRKEIQRHLKKNPSLKSYFSEALEIGYENGLSLIDRETPLDPEQLPQSCPFSDTQIFDEPLELPQP
- a CDS encoding DUF29 domain-containing protein, giving the protein MLKPSQTNLYNADFYAWTTTQANLLASQQFHQLDIANLVEEITSLGKQQEQELENRLGVLLGHLLKWYYQPEKRCKSWFYTIDEQRSRINRLLKKNPSLKSYFNEALEIGYADGLRLVGKETPLNPKQLPQECPFSQAQIFEELLELPQ